From a single Callithrix jacchus isolate 240 chromosome 5, calJac240_pri, whole genome shotgun sequence genomic region:
- the ADPRM gene encoding manganese-dependent ADP-ribose/CDP-alcohol diphosphatase isoform X3, with the protein MDDKPNSEDLNENSEHLFSFGVIADIQYADLEDGFNFQGTRRRYYRHSLLHLQGAIEDWNNESSTPCCVLQLGDIIDGYNAQYNASEKSLEVVMDTFKKLKVPVHHTWGNHEFYNFRREYLTHSKLNTKFLEDQIEHHPKTMPSEDYYAYHFVPFPKFRFILLDAYDLSVLGMDQSSPKYQQCMKILKEHNPNMELNSPQGLSEPQFVQFNGGFSQEQLNWLNEVLTFSDTNQEKVVIVRQVAVQPCASQLGLFGSPTSAG; encoded by the exons ATGGATGATAAACCCAATTCTGAAGACCTAAATGAGAATTCAGAGCATCTTTTCTCCTTTGGAGTTATCGCAGATATTCAATATGCTGACTTGGAAGATGGCTTTAATTTCCAAGGAACCAGGCGGCGATACTACAGACATAGTCTTCTTCACTTACAGGGTGCCATTGAAGACTGGAATAATGAAAGCAGCACACCCTGTTGTGTCCTTCAGCTTGGAGATATAATCGATGGATATAATGCACAGTATAATGCTTCAGAAAAGTCCTTAGAAGTTGTTATGGACACATTCAAGAAGCTTAAAGTTCCAGTTCATCATACATGGGGAAACCATGAGTTCTATAACTTCAGGAGAGAATATTTAACACACTCTAAACTTAACACAAAGTTTCTAGAAGACCAGATTGAACATCATCCCAAGACCATGCCTTCAGAGGATTACTATGCTTATCATTTTGTACCATTCCCTAAATTCCGGTTCATTTTACTTGATGCATATGACTTGAGTGTCTTGGGCATGGATCAGTCTTCTCCAAAATACCAGCAGTGTATGAAGATACTGAAGGAGCACAATCCAAATATGGAACTGAATAGTCCTCAAG GACTTTCTGAGCCCCAGTTTGTCCAGTTTAATGGAGGATTCAGCCAAGAACAGCTAAACTGGTTGAATGAAGTGCTTACATTCTCTGATACAAACCAAGAAAAGGTGGTGATTGTGA GACAAGTGGCAGTGCAGCCGTGTGCCAGCCAGCTTGGTCTCTTTGGGTCACCAACTAGTGCTGGGTGA
- the ADPRM gene encoding manganese-dependent ADP-ribose/CDP-alcohol diphosphatase isoform X4 gives MDDKPNSEDLNENSEHLFSFGVIADIQYADLEDGFNFQGTRRRYYRHSLLHLQGAIEDWNNESSTPCCVLQLGDIIDGYNAQYNASEKSLEVVMDTFKKLKVPVHHTWGNHEFYNFRREYLTHSKLNTKFLEDQIEHHPKTMPSEDYYAYHFVPFPKFRFILLDAYDLSVLGMDQSSPKYQQCMKILKEHNPNMELNSPQGLSEPQFVQFNGGFSQEQLNWLNEVLTFSDTNQEKVVIVTWRSEV, from the exons ATGGATGATAAACCCAATTCTGAAGACCTAAATGAGAATTCAGAGCATCTTTTCTCCTTTGGAGTTATCGCAGATATTCAATATGCTGACTTGGAAGATGGCTTTAATTTCCAAGGAACCAGGCGGCGATACTACAGACATAGTCTTCTTCACTTACAGGGTGCCATTGAAGACTGGAATAATGAAAGCAGCACACCCTGTTGTGTCCTTCAGCTTGGAGATATAATCGATGGATATAATGCACAGTATAATGCTTCAGAAAAGTCCTTAGAAGTTGTTATGGACACATTCAAGAAGCTTAAAGTTCCAGTTCATCATACATGGGGAAACCATGAGTTCTATAACTTCAGGAGAGAATATTTAACACACTCTAAACTTAACACAAAGTTTCTAGAAGACCAGATTGAACATCATCCCAAGACCATGCCTTCAGAGGATTACTATGCTTATCATTTTGTACCATTCCCTAAATTCCGGTTCATTTTACTTGATGCATATGACTTGAGTGTCTTGGGCATGGATCAGTCTTCTCCAAAATACCAGCAGTGTATGAAGATACTGAAGGAGCACAATCCAAATATGGAACTGAATAGTCCTCAAG GACTTTCTGAGCCCCAGTTTGTCCAGTTTAATGGAGGATTCAGCCAAGAACAGCTAAACTGGTTGAATGAAGTGCTTACATTCTCTGATACAAACCAAGAAAAGGTGGTGATTGTGA cttggaggtcagaagtctga
- the ADPRM gene encoding manganese-dependent ADP-ribose/CDP-alcohol diphosphatase isoform X2, protein MDDKPNSEDLNENSEHLFSFGVIADIQYADLEDGFNFQGTRRRYYRHSLLHLQGAIEDWNNESSTPCCVLQLGDIIDGYNAQYNASEKSLEVVMDTFKKLKVPVHHTWGNHEFYNFRREYLTHSKLNTKFLEDQIEHHPKTMPSEDYYAYHFVPFPKFRFILLDAYDLSVLGMDQSSPKYQQCMKILKEHNPNMELNSPQGLSEPQFVQFNGGFSQEQLNWLNEVLTFSDTNQEKVVIAIFPFTLMPLTVCVWPGTTEMPWQSFGLTSVWCVSLLVTPMMVATLRILLVYTTST, encoded by the exons ATGGATGATAAACCCAATTCTGAAGACCTAAATGAGAATTCAGAGCATCTTTTCTCCTTTGGAGTTATCGCAGATATTCAATATGCTGACTTGGAAGATGGCTTTAATTTCCAAGGAACCAGGCGGCGATACTACAGACATAGTCTTCTTCACTTACAGGGTGCCATTGAAGACTGGAATAATGAAAGCAGCACACCCTGTTGTGTCCTTCAGCTTGGAGATATAATCGATGGATATAATGCACAGTATAATGCTTCAGAAAAGTCCTTAGAAGTTGTTATGGACACATTCAAGAAGCTTAAAGTTCCAGTTCATCATACATGGGGAAACCATGAGTTCTATAACTTCAGGAGAGAATATTTAACACACTCTAAACTTAACACAAAGTTTCTAGAAGACCAGATTGAACATCATCCCAAGACCATGCCTTCAGAGGATTACTATGCTTATCATTTTGTACCATTCCCTAAATTCCGGTTCATTTTACTTGATGCATATGACTTGAGTGTCTTGGGCATGGATCAGTCTTCTCCAAAATACCAGCAGTGTATGAAGATACTGAAGGAGCACAATCCAAATATGGAACTGAATAGTCCTCAAG GACTTTCTGAGCCCCAGTTTGTCCAGTTTAATGGAGGATTCAGCCAAGAACAGCTAAACTGGTTGAATGAAGTGCTTACATTCTCTGATACAAACCAAGAAAAGGTGGTGATT GCCATcttcccatttaccctgatgccTCTGACAGTGTGTGTCTGGCCTGGAACTACAGAGATGCCTTGGCAGTCATTTGGTCTCACAAGTGTGTGGTGTGTTTCTTTGCTGGTCACACCCATGATGGTGGCTACTCTGAGGATCCTTTTGGTGTATACCACGTCAACCTAG
- the ADPRM gene encoding manganese-dependent ADP-ribose/CDP-alcohol diphosphatase isoform X1, whose product MDDKPNSEDLNENSEHLFSFGVIADIQYADLEDGFNFQGTRRRYYRHSLLHLQGAIEDWNNESSTPCCVLQLGDIIDGYNAQYNASEKSLEVVMDTFKKLKVPVHHTWGNHEFYNFRREYLTHSKLNTKFLEDQIEHHPKTMPSEDYYAYHFVPFPKFRFILLDAYDLSVLGMDQSSPKYQQCMKILKEHNPNMELNSPQGLSEPQFVQFNGGFSQEQLNWLNEVLTFSDTNQEKVVIVSHLPIYPDASDSVCLAWNYRDALAVIWSHKCVVCFFAGHTHDGGYSEDPFGVYHVNLEGVIETAPDSQAFATVHVYPDKMLLKGRGRVPDRIMNYKKEAGSGGSRL is encoded by the exons ATGGATGATAAACCCAATTCTGAAGACCTAAATGAGAATTCAGAGCATCTTTTCTCCTTTGGAGTTATCGCAGATATTCAATATGCTGACTTGGAAGATGGCTTTAATTTCCAAGGAACCAGGCGGCGATACTACAGACATAGTCTTCTTCACTTACAGGGTGCCATTGAAGACTGGAATAATGAAAGCAGCACACCCTGTTGTGTCCTTCAGCTTGGAGATATAATCGATGGATATAATGCACAGTATAATGCTTCAGAAAAGTCCTTAGAAGTTGTTATGGACACATTCAAGAAGCTTAAAGTTCCAGTTCATCATACATGGGGAAACCATGAGTTCTATAACTTCAGGAGAGAATATTTAACACACTCTAAACTTAACACAAAGTTTCTAGAAGACCAGATTGAACATCATCCCAAGACCATGCCTTCAGAGGATTACTATGCTTATCATTTTGTACCATTCCCTAAATTCCGGTTCATTTTACTTGATGCATATGACTTGAGTGTCTTGGGCATGGATCAGTCTTCTCCAAAATACCAGCAGTGTATGAAGATACTGAAGGAGCACAATCCAAATATGGAACTGAATAGTCCTCAAG GACTTTCTGAGCCCCAGTTTGTCCAGTTTAATGGAGGATTCAGCCAAGAACAGCTAAACTGGTTGAATGAAGTGCTTACATTCTCTGATACAAACCAAGAAAAGGTGGTGATTGTGA GCCATcttcccatttaccctgatgccTCTGACAGTGTGTGTCTGGCCTGGAACTACAGAGATGCCTTGGCAGTCATTTGGTCTCACAAGTGTGTGGTGTGTTTCTTTGCTGGTCACACCCATGATGGTGGCTACTCTGAGGATCCTTTTGGTGTATACCACGTCAACCTAGAAGGAGTTATTGAAACAGCTCCAGACAGCCAAGCTTTTGCCACAGTTCACGTCTATCCTGACAAAATGCTGTTGAAAGGGAGAGGCAGAGTTCCAGACAGAATTATGAATTACAAGaaagaggctgggagtggtggttcacgcctgtaa